A window of Massilia sp. NR 4-1 genomic DNA:
AGACGCGGGCCGAGGCTTGGTAATCGTTGGGCAGGCGGTAGACCACGGCCCAGCCGGCGATCGCCACCGTCCAGGTAATCACCACCGCATACCAGCGATACTTCCCGATCGCTTTCAGGAAAGTGAGGATCAGGGCTGTCAGTTCTGCCATTTCAATTACCTGCGGGAAAGGTGTGATGCGCCGAAAAACAAAAGCTGATTATTGCTTAAATTGCATCGATCAGCTCTATCATACCGCAGAAAGCCTTGCTCGTTGATATTAATTTCCTGTTCGAATTAAGCCTTTCACAGCCCGCGTTGCATTCTACAGACAGCGGGAATATTACTTTCCAATAGGAAACATCAATTATATTGGTGCAAAGCCCACCATGCATAGAATTACATAAAAATCTGCTATCGTGTGCCCATGAAAATCCTACGCTCTTTTGCGCGCCGCGGCACGCGGCCGACGCGGCTGCTGGCCGGCGCCGTCCTGCTGGCCGCCGCCCTGGGGAACCTGGCGCCGCCGGCGCGCGCCAGCGACTTTCCGCATGTCATCGCCAGCATCAAGCCGTCGGTGGTCGGGGTCGGCACCTATATGCGTGCACGCAGCCCGGCTATCGCCTTTGTCGCCACCGGCTTCGTGGTGGGCGACGGCCTGTCGGTGATCAGCAACGCCCACGCCATTCCCGACATTCTCGATATCGAGCGCAAGGAAACGCTGGGCATCGTCACCGGCGCCGGCGACAAGCTGGAGTTCCGTCCCGCGACCGTCAGCGCGGTCGACCGCGAACACGACCTGGTGCACTTGCGCCTGAGCGGCGCGCCCCTGCCGGCCCTGCAGTTGGGACCGTCGGACAGCCTGGCCGAGGGCCAGGCGCTGGCGTTTACCGGCTTCCCGCTCGGCATGACGCTGGGCCTGAACCGCGTCACCCACCGCGCCACGCTGTCGGCCATCACGCCCATGGTCTTGCCGCCGCTGAATTCGAGCCGCCTCGACGCGCGCCTGATCACCCAGTTGCAGCGCGCGCCCTTCCAGATTTTCCAGCTCGACGGCACGGCCTATCCCGGCAACAGCGGCAGCCCGGTCTACGACCCGGAGAGCGGCACCGTGTATGCCGTCATTAATATGGGCTTCGTCAAAGGCTTGAAGGAAAACGCCATCAGCAATCCCAGCGGCATCAGCTATGCCATCCCGGCCGTCTATGTACAGCAATTGCTAAATGGAAAGCCCGGCAGCAAATAAATCGCAACACGCAAGCTCATCAGGCGACCTATCCGATATACAATATACTTGCCAAAATTAAAATACTTTAAGCATTTCAAATCGTAAGCATTTCTTTCCGTACAATAATATTTTGGCGTGCCCGGCTGCGCGGGATTAATAAGGAGATTGACGTGAATACTCTGCACTTCAAACTGAGCAAATGGCTGTCCGCTGCGACCCTGCTGCTGGGTGCCCTGGCGCTGGGCGGCTGCGCCACCTCCCATCCGCCCCTGACCGACGCCGGCCCCGCGCCGGAAGCCGATTACCTGATCGGGCCGGGCGACAACGTGAACATCACGGTCTGGCGCAATCCGGAAGTGTCGGGCTCGGTGCCGGTGCGGCCGGACGGCAAGATCACCACGCCGCTGGTGGAAGATCTGGAGGCGAGCGGCAAGACCTCGACCCAGCTGGCGCGCGATATCGAGAAGGCCCTGGCCAAGTACATCCAGCAGCCGGTGGTGACGGTGATCGTGACCGGCTTCGTCGGCACGTATAACGAGCAGATCCGCGTCATCGGCCAGGCCGCGCGGCCGCAATCCCTGCCTTA
This region includes:
- a CDS encoding serine protease, which encodes MKILRSFARRGTRPTRLLAGAVLLAAALGNLAPPARASDFPHVIASIKPSVVGVGTYMRARSPAIAFVATGFVVGDGLSVISNAHAIPDILDIERKETLGIVTGAGDKLEFRPATVSAVDREHDLVHLRLSGAPLPALQLGPSDSLAEGQALAFTGFPLGMTLGLNRVTHRATLSAITPMVLPPLNSSRLDARLITQLQRAPFQIFQLDGTAYPGNSGSPVYDPESGTVYAVINMGFVKGLKENAISNPSGISYAIPAVYVQQLLNGKPGSK
- a CDS encoding XrtA/PEP-CTERM system exopolysaccharide export protein is translated as MHFKLSKWLSAATLLLGALALGGCATSHPPLTDAGPAPEADYLIGPGDNVNITVWRNPEVSGSVPVRPDGKITTPLVEDLEASGKTSTQLARDIEKALAKYIQQPVVTVIVTGFVGTYNEQIRVIGQAARPQSLPYRRDMSLMDVLIAVGGITEFASGNKASIIRKVDGKQQQFKVRLDDLIKNGDISANVPMRPGDILVVPESFF